In Blastopirellula sediminis, the following proteins share a genomic window:
- a CDS encoding chemotaxis protein CheX yields MATAEITTSAGFTCTDPVLTQAVVESVAAALTMCNTSARCVGVAGVPMGEKGLVTGIIGVHGKVSGFITINMSERMVIKAVEGLLQDEFGKLTSQVVDGAGEITNIICGGIKSKLAKTPWAFQGITVPSVIIGEGYRMAFARGLEFVSATFEHNDPDAVMLEDRLMSVSMSFLRL; encoded by the coding sequence ATGGCGACAGCGGAAATCACCACCTCGGCCGGCTTTACCTGCACCGATCCCGTCCTGACTCAAGCGGTCGTCGAATCGGTCGCCGCCGCATTGACGATGTGCAATACCAGCGCCCGTTGCGTCGGCGTCGCCGGCGTGCCGATGGGAGAAAAGGGGCTGGTCACCGGCATCATCGGCGTCCATGGCAAGGTCTCCGGCTTTATCACCATCAACATGTCGGAACGGATGGTCATCAAAGCGGTCGAAGGTCTGCTGCAGGACGAGTTCGGCAAGTTGACGTCGCAAGTGGTCGACGGCGCCGGCGAAATCACGAACATCATTTGCGGCGGCATCAAGTCGAAGCTCGCCAAAACGCCGTGGGCCTTCCAGGGAATCACCGTTCCGTCGGTGATCATCGGCGAAGGCTATCGCATGGCGTTCGCCCGCGGACTGGAATTCGTCAGCGCGACGTTTGAACACAATGACCCTGACGCCGTCATGCTGGAAGATCGCTTGATGAGCGTCAGCATGTCGTTTTTGCGTCTGTAA
- a CDS encoding Gfo/Idh/MocA family protein, giving the protein MRLRVGVIGLGPEWDSRHRPALLALGDRFHVESICDEVSLRAENAARQIGARAVNGFRKLVAAPEIEAVLMLGPQWHGVEPLIAACEEGKAFYCTSILEIAGANSATLRDSVDRAGIAFMAEFPRRHSPATIRLKELIATRLGAPQLLFCHERIRKPENGQADRFGQRPVKRHVAELVDWCRYVVGTEPETVFGVQHRKDADNNLDYEMLSVEFESPTGGAPVIAQISAGSYLQHRWPEASSFRPPAALQVCCANGVAFVDLPSTLIWFDEAGRHMESLDHERPVGEQMLSLFHRSVTSLLRNTSCLNDVDCALRVMRAADESYDQRTRVAISAV; this is encoded by the coding sequence ATGCGTCTGCGAGTGGGTGTTATCGGGCTAGGGCCAGAATGGGATTCTCGCCATCGCCCTGCTCTCCTAGCTCTTGGCGATCGCTTTCACGTCGAATCGATCTGCGACGAAGTGTCTCTTCGCGCGGAGAACGCTGCGCGGCAAATCGGCGCGCGAGCGGTCAACGGGTTTCGTAAGCTGGTCGCTGCGCCAGAGATTGAAGCGGTCCTGATGCTCGGACCGCAATGGCACGGCGTTGAGCCGCTGATCGCCGCCTGCGAAGAAGGAAAAGCCTTCTACTGCACGTCGATCTTGGAAATCGCCGGCGCCAACTCGGCGACGTTGCGTGATTCGGTCGATCGCGCCGGCATCGCGTTCATGGCCGAGTTTCCGCGGCGTCATTCGCCGGCGACGATTCGCCTGAAAGAGCTGATCGCCACGCGATTAGGAGCTCCGCAGCTTCTTTTTTGCCACGAACGGATCCGCAAACCCGAAAATGGCCAAGCCGATCGTTTTGGCCAACGTCCCGTCAAACGCCATGTCGCTGAACTCGTCGACTGGTGTCGCTACGTGGTGGGAACCGAGCCGGAAACGGTCTTCGGCGTGCAGCACCGCAAAGATGCGGACAACAATCTCGACTATGAGATGCTCAGCGTCGAATTTGAATCTCCCACCGGCGGCGCACCCGTGATCGCTCAGATCAGCGCTGGTAGTTATTTGCAGCATCGCTGGCCCGAAGCTTCGTCGTTCCGACCTCCGGCCGCACTGCAGGTTTGCTGCGCCAACGGCGTCGCGTTCGTCGATCTTCCTTCGACCCTCATCTGGTTCGACGAAGCGGGCCGTCACATGGAATCGCTCGATCACGAGCGCCCGGTCGGCGAGCAAATGCTCAGTCTGTTCCACCGAAGCGTCACTAGCTTGCTCCGCAATACCAGCTGTCTCAATGACGTCGACTGCGCTTTGCGAGTGATGCGCGCTGCCGACGAAAGCTACGACCAGCGGACTCGAGTCGCCATCAGCGCTGTCTAA
- a CDS encoding serine/threonine protein kinase, whose translation MLTTTRHDLHPTLTFSEGKTFKCPEDLLRRYDELVHAKRSSWTEHYKLRRLLGCGGQGMVFLTERRGADDFTIPLAVKVFSPERYEGIHTYEIAMNRIAQIASRVAQIQQHNLLEVHNFLDRRRIRVMVMEWVDGYDLQELLTPGMVERIRDRVTQKRWEYINQVIVTKGPDQPRFKPGVAVAIVRDCLAALAALHREGIVHGDVKPSNLMLKRTGTAKLIDIGSAFMIDAPPKERTCTPSYAAPEVLEGNEASPRSDLASLGYVLIEMLAGRSLFAGLNNYRDLLEAKRFLAQRLTDILPEEVACNELLMTFCRGLIAPDPMRRFPTAEDAEHRKGGAAAFHRQLVKGDLASEYENEIRLWVEELRSLDEEMQEPEVD comes from the coding sequence ATGCTCACCACGACGCGCCATGACCTGCATCCCACGCTGACCTTCAGCGAGGGGAAGACCTTCAAATGTCCTGAGGATCTGCTGCGGCGCTACGACGAGCTCGTTCACGCCAAGCGATCGAGCTGGACGGAACACTATAAACTGCGCCGCCTGTTGGGCTGCGGCGGCCAGGGAATGGTCTTTTTGACCGAACGCCGCGGAGCGGACGATTTTACGATCCCGCTCGCCGTGAAGGTCTTCTCCCCCGAACGCTACGAGGGGATTCATACCTACGAAATCGCGATGAACCGCATCGCGCAGATCGCGTCGCGCGTCGCCCAGATTCAGCAGCACAACCTGCTGGAAGTCCATAACTTCCTCGATCGCCGCCGCATTCGCGTGATGGTGATGGAATGGGTCGACGGCTACGACTTGCAAGAGTTGCTCACCCCCGGCATGGTCGAGCGGATCCGTGATCGCGTTACGCAAAAGCGGTGGGAATACATCAACCAGGTGATCGTCACCAAGGGGCCCGATCAACCGCGCTTCAAGCCGGGCGTGGCCGTGGCGATCGTTCGGGATTGTCTGGCGGCGCTCGCCGCGCTGCATCGCGAAGGGATCGTCCATGGCGACGTAAAGCCGTCGAACTTGATGCTGAAGCGGACCGGAACGGCCAAGCTGATCGATATCGGTTCGGCCTTCATGATCGACGCGCCGCCGAAAGAACGGACCTGCACGCCGTCGTACGCCGCGCCGGAAGTGCTGGAAGGTAACGAAGCGTCGCCGCGCAGCGACCTGGCGAGCCTCGGTTACGTGCTGATCGAAATGTTAGCCGGGCGTTCCCTCTTCGCCGGGCTGAACAACTATCGCGATTTGCTCGAAGCGAAGCGGTTCCTCGCGCAGCGTCTGACCGACATCCTGCCGGAAGAAGTCGCCTGCAATGAATTGCTGATGACCTTCTGCCGCGGGCTGATCGCCCCCGATCCGATGCGTCGCTTCCCCACGGCCGAAGACGCCGAACATCGCAAAGGGGGCGCCGCCGCGTTCCATCGCCAACTGGTCAAAGGGGACCTGGCGAGCGAATACGAAAACGAAATCCGCCTCTGGGTCGAAGAGCTGCGCAGCCTCGACGAAGAAATGCAGGAACCGGAAGTGGACTAA
- a CDS encoding thioredoxin family protein, with protein MHGVVLAVLLQATMAGGEHDYKTAFQSADETGKPLLVLVGTNWCPGCVTMKRSVMPSLLRKGKLTGVAYAEVDADSDSGLAGKLMQGGSIPQLILYRKTNTGWRRSLLVGAQSETTIETLVERAVEQQAALKKETAEQAVVTASHVEEAAAE; from the coding sequence ATGCATGGCGTCGTTCTCGCCGTATTGCTGCAGGCTACCATGGCTGGTGGCGAACATGACTACAAGACTGCCTTTCAATCGGCGGACGAAACCGGCAAGCCGCTGCTAGTGCTGGTCGGAACCAACTGGTGCCCTGGCTGCGTGACGATGAAGCGTTCGGTCATGCCGTCGCTCCTTCGCAAAGGGAAACTGACCGGCGTCGCCTACGCCGAAGTTGACGCTGACTCGGACTCGGGTCTGGCCGGCAAGCTGATGCAGGGTGGTTCGATCCCGCAGTTGATTCTCTACCGCAAGACCAACACCGGCTGGCGTCGCTCGCTGCTGGTTGGCGCCCAGTCGGAAACGACGATCGAAACGCTGGTCGAACGCGCTGTCGAACAGCAAGCCGCCCTGAAGAAGGAAACGGCCGAACAAGCGGTCGTCACCGCTTCGCACGTCGAAGAAGCGGCCGCCGAGTAG
- a CDS encoding DUF1598 domain-containing protein — protein sequence MIRTVSHLSTKSLLLLVVAALALPTSAMAGHQNFRSNSVGGISIDAQGVVSLASVDSQRMLRAEMLKALEKAPGELNAPVPMRKVSLRGLNAAIKDAQENNLGVLPDEVKYLAGLQRIEYVFVYPEQNDIVLAGPGEGWTVDEYGTVVGVTTGRPVLLLEDLVVALQTVENARNGGITCSIDPTEQGRVNFHQYMKSVRQFSPAAVKGIEAAMGMQDVTVHGVPQTSHFARVLVGADYRMKRIAMGHDKSGVRGLPSFVDIASVRALQANAAPRWWLACNYEPLAKSEDGLAWQLRGPGVKAMTEDEIITEDGKVVQTGKEGALAKKWADLMTAQYEELSGEDKIFGELRNIMDMCVVAALISKENMLKKANIELPMLGEATNSMTQQEYYAPKNVPSIVSALKKGNNWVLTVSGGVDINSWAVADNNEAVPTMEPLREQNAKTGGATWWWN from the coding sequence ATGATTCGGACTGTGAGCCACCTTTCCACAAAATCCCTGCTACTGCTCGTTGTTGCGGCGTTAGCCTTGCCGACGTCGGCCATGGCTGGGCATCAGAACTTCCGATCCAACTCGGTCGGTGGTATCTCGATTGACGCCCAAGGGGTCGTGAGTCTTGCCAGCGTCGATTCGCAGCGGATGCTGCGAGCCGAGATGTTGAAAGCTCTGGAGAAGGCTCCCGGCGAATTGAACGCTCCGGTCCCGATGCGGAAAGTTTCGCTCCGCGGACTGAATGCGGCAATCAAAGACGCTCAAGAGAATAATTTAGGCGTTTTGCCTGACGAAGTGAAATACCTCGCCGGATTACAGCGTATCGAATATGTCTTCGTTTATCCGGAACAGAACGATATTGTTCTGGCCGGACCGGGCGAAGGCTGGACAGTTGACGAATACGGCACCGTCGTCGGCGTCACCACCGGTCGTCCGGTGTTGCTGCTGGAAGACCTGGTCGTCGCGCTGCAAACGGTCGAAAACGCTCGCAACGGCGGCATCACCTGCTCGATCGATCCGACCGAACAGGGACGCGTTAACTTCCACCAATACATGAAATCGGTCCGCCAGTTCTCGCCGGCTGCGGTGAAGGGGATCGAAGCTGCGATGGGCATGCAGGACGTCACCGTTCACGGCGTTCCGCAGACGAGCCACTTCGCTCGCGTGCTGGTCGGCGCCGACTACCGCATGAAGCGAATCGCCATGGGTCATGACAAGTCGGGCGTTCGCGGCCTGCCGAGCTTCGTCGACATCGCGTCGGTTCGCGCTCTGCAAGCGAACGCCGCTCCGCGTTGGTGGTTGGCCTGCAACTACGAACCGCTCGCCAAAAGCGAAGATGGTCTGGCCTGGCAACTGCGTGGTCCGGGCGTCAAAGCGATGACCGAAGACGAAATCATCACCGAAGACGGCAAGGTCGTGCAGACCGGTAAGGAAGGCGCCCTCGCCAAGAAGTGGGCCGACCTGATGACCGCTCAGTACGAAGAGCTGTCGGGCGAAGACAAGATCTTCGGCGAACTCCGCAACATCATGGACATGTGCGTCGTCGCCGCGTTGATCTCGAAAGAGAACATGCTGAAGAAGGCGAACATCGAACTGCCGATGCTCGGCGAAGCGACCAACTCGATGACGCAGCAAGAGTACTACGCTCCGAAGAACGTCCCCAGCATCGTCAGCGCCCTGAAGAAGGGGAACAACTGGGTTCTCACCGTCTCGGGCGGCGTCGACATCAACTCGTGGGCGGTCGCCGACAACAACGAAGCGGTCCCGACCATGGAGCCGCTGCGTGAACAAAACGCCAAGACCGGCGGCGCCACCTGGTGGTGGAACTAA
- a CDS encoding sigma 54-interacting transcriptional regulator, which yields MVAFLIIREGSNWTDVFRLVPGHTVTIGRAPTNQIVIKDDRCSRYHAEIFLSEGEWILRDLDSRNGTVVGENPIRGDWKLDFGQVIRIASMQLAFVEDLNTAFPDHSGSSSHLFNDVPENDPSIFQTIDEEHVLDIVEPTTITHRRGETKFLKAESNKGDASTIPKVGKAATLLCKLAFDLANQTDTTAVANLALEGLFECTSIDAGAVLLLPRSHRGVATEKDLELIASRADKGPSYHRVSRFLANTVLREGEAVLARNVMDDSRFGIRDSKGDIHATSVLCAPIRQDGRTIGVIHLYSTDAGRIPDPDDLEFTLAVADNVALALKNLGRQLELTETISQTQVEIDELRKKLGAESQIVGRSPLIMALQQQIARAAPSRATVLICGESGVGKELVGRAVHFASPRKKGPFVCLNCAALSESLLESELFGHERGAFTGATDRKMGKFEAAHMGTLMLDEVGEMSEAIQAKFLRVLEGHPFERVGGSEPVQVDVRVIAATNRDLEKEVERGRFRRDLYFRLRVVEITAPPLRKRPEDIVELASHFLEKYNAETGRKLLGFTQAAYEHMKKYRWPGNVRELKNVIERAVVLAQGERIDVEDLALSNLATSGDTADNISLSDEYEPASLAEVERRHIQLTLESTGWNKSRTAAILGIERSTLDRKIRRYQLRPNAVQR from the coding sequence ATGGTTGCCTTTCTCATTATCCGTGAAGGTTCGAACTGGACCGACGTTTTTCGGCTCGTACCGGGGCACACGGTAACGATTGGGCGTGCGCCGACCAACCAGATTGTGATCAAGGATGATCGTTGCAGCCGTTACCATGCCGAAATTTTCCTCTCTGAGGGGGAATGGATCCTGCGGGATCTCGACTCCCGCAACGGGACGGTCGTCGGCGAAAACCCCATTAGGGGGGACTGGAAGCTCGACTTCGGCCAGGTCATTCGGATCGCCAGCATGCAGTTGGCCTTCGTCGAGGACCTGAATACCGCCTTCCCTGACCACTCCGGCAGCAGTTCGCACCTTTTCAACGACGTACCCGAGAACGATCCGTCGATCTTCCAGACGATCGACGAAGAGCATGTCCTCGACATCGTCGAACCGACCACGATCACCCACCGCCGCGGCGAAACGAAGTTTCTGAAAGCCGAGTCGAACAAAGGGGACGCGTCGACGATTCCCAAGGTCGGCAAAGCGGCGACCCTGCTCTGCAAGTTGGCGTTCGATCTCGCCAACCAGACCGATACCACCGCGGTCGCGAATTTGGCGCTCGAAGGTCTCTTTGAGTGCACCAGCATCGACGCCGGCGCCGTCTTGCTCTTGCCGCGCAGCCATCGCGGAGTTGCAACCGAAAAAGATCTCGAACTGATCGCTTCGCGCGCCGACAAGGGTCCGTCATATCACCGCGTCTCCCGCTTCCTCGCCAACACCGTGTTGCGCGAAGGGGAAGCGGTGCTGGCTCGCAACGTGATGGACGATAGCCGGTTTGGCATCCGCGACAGCAAAGGGGATATCCACGCGACCAGCGTGTTGTGCGCCCCGATCCGACAAGATGGCCGCACCATCGGTGTGATCCATCTCTATTCGACCGACGCGGGACGAATTCCGGATCCGGACGATCTCGAATTCACCTTGGCGGTCGCCGACAACGTCGCGCTCGCCCTGAAGAATCTCGGCCGCCAGCTCGAGCTGACCGAGACGATCTCGCAAACGCAGGTCGAAATCGACGAGCTGCGCAAGAAGCTGGGCGCCGAAAGTCAGATCGTCGGCCGCAGTCCTTTGATCATGGCGCTGCAGCAACAGATCGCGCGAGCCGCGCCGAGTCGCGCAACCGTGCTGATCTGCGGCGAAAGCGGCGTCGGCAAAGAACTGGTCGGACGCGCGGTGCACTTCGCCAGCCCCCGGAAAAAAGGGCCGTTCGTTTGCTTGAACTGCGCCGCTCTTTCGGAGTCGCTGCTCGAAAGCGAACTGTTCGGTCACGAGCGGGGCGCGTTTACCGGCGCGACCGATCGCAAGATGGGGAAATTTGAAGCGGCCCACATGGGAACGCTGATGCTCGACGAAGTGGGCGAGATGAGCGAGGCGATTCAGGCCAAGTTCCTCCGCGTCCTCGAAGGGCATCCGTTTGAACGGGTCGGTGGCAGCGAGCCGGTGCAAGTCGACGTCCGCGTGATCGCCGCGACCAACCGCGATCTGGAAAAAGAGGTAGAACGGGGACGCTTCCGCCGCGACCTTTATTTCCGTTTACGCGTGGTTGAGATTACCGCTCCTCCGCTGCGAAAACGACCGGAAGATATCGTCGAATTGGCGAGCCACTTCCTGGAAAAGTACAACGCCGAGACCGGCCGCAAATTGCTCGGATTCACGCAGGCCGCGTACGAGCATATGAAAAAGTATCGCTGGCCCGGTAACGTGCGCGAACTGAAGAACGTCATCGAACGTGCGGTCGTGCTCGCGCAAGGGGAGCGGATCGATGTCGAAGATCTGGCGCTCTCGAACCTCGCGACCTCCGGCGACACGGCCGATAACATCTCGCTCTCTGACGAATACGAACCCGCTTCGCTGGCGGAAGTCGAACGTCGTCACATCCAGTTGACGCTGGAGTCGACCGGCTGGAATAAGAGCCGTACGGCCGCCATTCTCGGCATCGAACGCTCGACGCTCGATCGCAAGATTCGCCGGTATCAACTCCGGCCGAACGCCGTCCAGCGTTAG
- a CDS encoding TIGR04283 family arsenosugar biosynthesis glycosyltransferase: MIRVSVITAALNEQANILAAVRSAKDAGADEIIVVDGGSADETVRLATHAGATVIHSPPGRAIQQNAGVAASTGDVLLFLHADCRLSPHSISEIRNRERDFTFGAFRQRIDATSLIYRLVERGNDLRIRWFGMPYGDQAIAVRRDAFEAAGRFAEVPFLEDYLLSQTLRKRYWPTLLRGPVYASARRWEKRGVIRQTLLNWRLIAAYHRGVPIEELAAQYRRHDQK, encoded by the coding sequence GTGATTCGCGTTTCGGTCATCACCGCGGCTTTGAACGAACAAGCCAACATTCTAGCCGCGGTCCGTTCGGCCAAAGATGCCGGCGCCGACGAGATCATCGTCGTCGACGGCGGAAGCGCTGACGAAACGGTTCGCCTGGCGACCCATGCGGGCGCAACCGTCATTCATTCTCCCCCCGGTCGCGCGATTCAACAGAACGCAGGCGTCGCCGCATCCACCGGCGACGTCTTGCTGTTCTTACATGCCGATTGTCGCCTGTCGCCGCATTCGATCTCGGAGATTCGCAACCGCGAGCGCGACTTCACGTTCGGCGCGTTCCGGCAGAGGATCGACGCGACGTCGCTCATCTATCGTCTGGTCGAACGAGGGAACGATCTGCGGATTCGCTGGTTCGGCATGCCCTACGGAGATCAAGCGATCGCCGTCCGCCGCGACGCTTTTGAAGCGGCAGGTCGCTTCGCCGAAGTTCCGTTTCTGGAAGACTATCTCCTGTCGCAGACGCTGCGCAAACGCTATTGGCCGACGCTGCTGCGTGGTCCCGTTTACGCTTCCGCTCGGCGTTGGGAGAAGCGGGGAGTGATTCGCCAGACGCTGCTCAACTGGCGTCTGATCGCCGCCTATCACCGCGGCGTTCCGATTGAAGAGCTTGCAGCCCAATATCGACGGCATGATCAGAAGTAG
- a CDS encoding glucan biosynthesis protein: MHRRELLKGAAAALASTAFPWASLLSVSAAQAGLKPLGEPHKFSFEVLKNQARELASNEYIPPRDTLPEPIAKLDWDHWQAIRFDDEQSLWRDNDLWFQARFFHLGFTIKTPVRMFEVADGQAQELAYDLEMFDYGKSGVKPETLPADLGFAGFRLNFHTDWMRDVAAFQGASYFRAVGGEKQYGQSARGLAVDCGMGYPEEFPNFIAYYLERPSKDSSTVTVYGLLDSPSVSGAYRFLLTPGDTFVMDIDAALYPRKEIARLGIAPLTSMYQYGENDQRMANDWRPEIHDTDGLQMWTGGGEWIWRPLVNPQGVRVNSYFDDNPRGFGLLQRDHDFDHYQDDGVFYDRRPSVWVEPKHDADGQGWGKGSVMLVEIPTVDETFDNIVAFWNPVEKPQRGEEVSLGYKLYWGARPPVTPQGATVRATRTGIGGVVGQPRKYFSWRFAVDFAGGDFGHLGTDAQVEPVIEASRGLVEITSARPLIEVNGEGVSGYRAMFDLKPTDNSLEPINIRMYLRCNGQALTETWLYQWTPPSDVQLVEPAAEKASPKAKT; this comes from the coding sequence ATGCATCGCCGCGAATTGTTGAAAGGCGCCGCCGCCGCGCTCGCCTCCACCGCTTTTCCATGGGCCTCGCTGCTAAGCGTCAGTGCCGCCCAGGCGGGACTCAAACCGCTGGGAGAGCCGCATAAGTTCAGCTTTGAAGTCCTAAAGAACCAGGCTCGCGAGTTGGCGAGCAACGAATACATACCGCCGCGCGATACGCTTCCCGAACCGATCGCCAAGCTCGATTGGGATCATTGGCAAGCGATCCGTTTTGACGATGAGCAATCGCTCTGGCGCGACAACGATCTCTGGTTCCAGGCACGCTTCTTTCATCTCGGCTTTACGATCAAAACGCCGGTCCGGATGTTTGAAGTCGCCGACGGCCAGGCACAAGAGTTGGCGTACGACTTGGAGATGTTCGACTATGGCAAGAGCGGCGTGAAGCCGGAGACGTTGCCGGCCGATCTCGGCTTCGCCGGCTTTCGTTTGAACTTTCATACCGACTGGATGCGGGACGTCGCCGCGTTCCAAGGCGCCAGTTACTTCCGCGCGGTCGGCGGCGAAAAGCAGTATGGCCAATCGGCGCGCGGATTGGCGGTCGACTGCGGCATGGGATACCCGGAAGAGTTCCCGAACTTCATCGCTTATTACCTGGAGCGGCCGAGCAAAGACTCGTCGACGGTGACCGTCTACGGCTTGCTCGATTCGCCCAGCGTCAGCGGCGCCTATCGCTTTCTGCTCACGCCAGGCGATACGTTCGTGATGGACATCGACGCCGCCCTCTATCCGCGGAAAGAGATTGCGCGGCTCGGCATCGCACCGCTGACCAGCATGTATCAGTACGGTGAGAACGATCAGCGGATGGCCAACGATTGGCGGCCCGAGATTCACGACACCGACGGTCTGCAAATGTGGACTGGCGGCGGCGAATGGATCTGGCGACCGCTGGTCAATCCGCAAGGCGTTCGCGTCAATTCGTACTTCGACGACAACCCGCGCGGCTTTGGTCTCTTGCAGCGCGATCATGACTTCGACCACTACCAGGATGACGGCGTCTTCTACGATCGCCGCCCGAGCGTCTGGGTTGAACCGAAGCACGACGCTGACGGCCAGGGTTGGGGGAAAGGCTCGGTGATGCTGGTCGAGATTCCGACGGTCGACGAAACGTTCGACAACATCGTCGCCTTCTGGAATCCGGTCGAGAAGCCGCAGCGCGGCGAAGAAGTGTCGCTCGGTTACAAACTCTATTGGGGCGCTCGGCCGCCGGTCACGCCGCAAGGAGCGACCGTTCGCGCCACGCGAACCGGAATCGGCGGCGTTGTGGGACAGCCGCGGAAGTATTTCTCGTGGCGGTTCGCGGTTGATTTCGCCGGCGGCGACTTCGGCCACTTAGGAACGGACGCGCAGGTCGAACCGGTGATCGAAGCGTCACGCGGTCTGGTCGAGATTACGTCGGCCCGGCCGTTAATTGAAGTGAACGGCGAAGGCGTCAGCGGCTACCGAGCGATGTTCGACTTGAAGCCGACCGACAACAGCTTGGAGCCGATCAACATCCGAATGTATCTGCGCTGCAACGGTCAGGCGCTGACCGAGACGTGGCTCTATCAGTGGACCCCGCCGAGCGATGTGCAGTTGGTCGAGCCGGCGGCAGAGAAAGCATCGCCGAAAGCGAAGACGTAA
- a CDS encoding D-2-hydroxyacid dehydrogenase codes for MNIVLCYQTVPAHLEQIREAAGDWNVIDAGQEGIAEALPQADIYCGHAKVPVPWAETVAQGRLQWIQSSAAGMDHCLVPEVIASEIPVTSASGLFANQVAEQTMALLLGVVRSLPTFFRAQLKKEYIRRPTGDLHGKTVGIVGLGGNGRRLAEILVPFQNRIIATDYCPYDKPECVDELWPADRLNDLLAQSDVVILALPLNDETRYLFDTDQFAAMKTGAIFINVARGQVVRESALIHALESKHLSAAGVDVAEVEPLPPDSPLWDFDNVIITPHVGAQGRTRNDDVTDLFCENLRRFRAGEPLINVVDKRLGFPLRPAPR; via the coding sequence ATGAATATCGTTCTTTGTTATCAAACCGTCCCGGCTCATCTAGAGCAGATTCGGGAAGCCGCCGGCGATTGGAACGTGATTGACGCCGGCCAAGAGGGGATCGCCGAAGCGCTGCCGCAGGCCGACATTTACTGCGGTCACGCCAAGGTTCCGGTTCCCTGGGCTGAAACGGTTGCGCAGGGGCGTCTGCAGTGGATTCAGTCGTCGGCCGCCGGGATGGATCACTGTCTGGTTCCGGAAGTGATTGCATCGGAAATTCCGGTTACGAGCGCCTCGGGGTTGTTCGCCAACCAGGTGGCCGAGCAGACGATGGCGCTGCTCTTGGGAGTGGTTCGTTCGCTTCCAACCTTTTTCCGAGCCCAGTTGAAAAAAGAATACATCCGCCGACCGACGGGGGACCTGCACGGCAAAACGGTCGGCATTGTCGGTCTCGGCGGAAATGGGCGGCGATTGGCCGAAATCCTGGTCCCGTTTCAAAATCGCATCATCGCGACCGACTACTGTCCGTACGACAAACCAGAGTGCGTTGATGAGTTGTGGCCGGCCGACCGCCTGAATGACCTGTTGGCCCAGTCGGACGTCGTAATCCTCGCCTTGCCGCTCAACGACGAAACTCGGTATCTATTTGATACAGATCAATTTGCAGCGATGAAAACGGGCGCTATCTTTATTAATGTGGCCCGCGGACAAGTTGTTCGCGAGTCCGCATTGATCCACGCTCTGGAGTCGAAACATCTATCCGCGGCAGGAGTCGACGTCGCCGAAGTCGAGCCCTTGCCCCCCGATAGTCCGCTCTGGGATTTTGACAATGTGATTATTACGCCGCATGTCGGCGCCCAAGGCCGCACTCGAAACGATGACGTCACCGACTTGTTCTGCGAAAACCTCCGTCGTTTTCGCGCCGGCGAGCCGCTGATCAACGTGGTCGACAAACGCCTTGGGTTCCCACTGCGTCCCGCTCCCCGCTGA